Proteins from a single region of Phalacrocorax carbo chromosome 25, bPhaCar2.1, whole genome shotgun sequence:
- the SGCA gene encoding alpha-sarcoglycan isoform X1 — translation MEAPALLRAWVLAAVALGGSWAALPDHHVLPDRRLSSETGAIFVHELEQELFQEAFLTGHEDDGAAAPITFQTHLRDHPDLPRWLRYIQRDPHQSGYLYGCPTAAEVGTHTIEVLAYNRHTYETVAQRLVVTVIPAPGGEPPYQGEFLVGNRNVEELLPAAAQEMFLQATASVWDQDDLHVINITSALDRGGRVPLPIEGRKEGVYVKVGSRGAFSPCLASAASPQSRFRCSLGQQPLASCYDTFAPHFTIRWCNLTLLQVWPSPTAPGPVWGSGVLEEGGDFEPPTEVPPRDLLPGYLVTLLVPLAVAVLLCLLLGHLMCCRREGVQKRDLATSDIQLVHHTTIHGDTEELRHMAGSRDVPRPLSTLPMFNVRTGQRINPMPGPPDGARVPLLPQ, via the exons ATGGAGGCCCCCGCGCTGCTCCGGGCCTGGGTGCTGGCAG CCGTGgccctgggggggtcctgggctgCCCTCCCCGACCACCACGTCCTCCCCGACCGCCGCCTCTCCTCCGAGACCGGAGCCATCTTCGTCCAtgagctggagcaggagctgttCCAGGAGGCCTTCCTCACCGGGCATGAGGATGATGGTG CAGCCGCCCCCATCACCTTCCAAACCCACCTCCGGGACCACCCCGACCTGCCGCGGTGGCTGCGGTACATCCAGCGTGACCCCCACCAGTCGGGCTACCTCtacggctgccccacagccgcCGAGGTGGGCACCCACACCATCGAG GTGCTGGCGTACAACCGGCACACGTACGAGACGGTGGCACAGCGGCTCGTCGTCACCGTCATCCCTGCTCCAG GCGGGGAGCCGCCGTACCAGGGTGAGTTCCTGGTGGGCAACAGGAAcgtggaggagctgctgccggCGGCCGCGCAGGAGATGTTCCTCCAGGCCACGGCCAGCGTCTGGGACCAGGACGACCTCCATGTCATCAACATCACCTCCGCCCTGGACCGGGGTGGCCGCGTCCCGCTGCCCATCGAGGGGCGCAAGGAGGG GGTGTACGTGAAGGTGGGCTCCCGCGGTGCTTTCTCGCCGTGCCTGGCGTCGGCCGCCTCGCCGCAGAGCCGCTTCCGCTGCAGCCTGGGGCAGCAGCCCCTCGCCTCCTGCTACGACACCTTTGCCCCCCACTTCACCATCCGCTGGTGCAACCTCACCCTG CTGCAGGTCTggcccagccccacggcgccgGGGCCGGTGTGGGgttccggggtgctggaggagGGTGGGGATTTTGAGCCCCCCACCGAGGTGCCCCCCCGGGACCTGCTGCCCGGGTACCTGGTGACGCTGCTGGTGCCGCTGGCGGTGGCcgtgctgctctgcctgctcctgggcCACCTCATGTGCTGCCGCAGGGAGGGAGT GCAAAAACGGGACCTGGCGACGTCTGA CATCCAGCTGGTTCACCACACCACCATCCACGGTGACACGGAGGAGCTGAGGCACATGGCCGGCAGCCGGGATGTCCCGCGGCCCCTTTCCACCCTCCCCATGTTCAACGTCCGCACGGGTCAACGCATCAACCCCATGCCTGGTCCCCCGGATGGTGCTCGCGTCCCCCTCCTCCCGCAGTGA
- the PPP1R9B gene encoding neurabin-2, producing the protein MLRTEAGGGAAAGGGSPSGGATGGGGLRSASPHRNAYEATIQALAPTKETDGEDGKKSRGKKYGSNVHRIKNMFLQMGTAPGPEGACDLAKAKEKPVRLSLPRAGSLSESVDQGNLLKLGTSVSERVSRFDSKPDKPFSKLQETRKIFERSPQEKATTTKLLLRKERAGFQDRKLDVVVRFNGSTESLDKLDTEAVSPTVSQLSAVFEKADLRNNLHKAPGRAGGPLNAKVVGKRPRVFLPSPEAGRLGDGHATPARARPPEEEKAAGKTSRPVEKETAAPRVQEVCKIKPVEVEESGEAEEEEEEEATTAAGEPVPAPQPAKGAEGPAPTAPRLEGGLGAATGEEGVKGERAEDGDAYEEAKKEDFSEADLVDISAYSGLGEDSGGSGLEEEEEAEGLYEPESGCVEIPGLSEEEEPVPNRKIQFSTAPIQVFSTYSNEDYDRRNEDVDPMAASAEYELEKRVERLDLFPVELEKDSEGLGISIIGMGAGADMGLEKLGIFVKTVTEGGAAHRDGRIQVNDLIVEVDGTSLVGVTQSFAASVLRNTKGRVRFLIGREKPGEQSEVAQLIQQTLEQERWQREMIEQRYTQYTEDDEETGEYATDEEEEMSPMFPSGEMAIEVFELAENEDALSPVEMDPEKLVHKFKELQIKHAVTEAEIQQLKRKLQCLEQEKARWRAEKAQLEQSVEENKERMEKLEGYWMEAQNLCQAVDEHLKETQAQYQTLERKYSKAKRLIKEYQQKEIEFLKKETAQRRVLEESELAHKEEMEKLQEKISELEAKLQTLKNSNPT; encoded by the exons ATGTTGAGGACGGAggcaggcggcggggcggccgccggcggggggTCCCCCTCCGGCGGGGCGACGGGTGGCGGGGGTCTCCGGAGCGCGTCCCCCCACCGTAACGCCTACGAGGCCACCATCCAGGCCCTGGCACCCACAAAGGAGACCGATGGTGAAGACGGCAAGAAAAGCCGGGGTAAGAAGTATGGCTCCAACGTTCACCGTATCAAGAACATGTTCCTGCAGATGGGGACGGCTCCCGGCCCCGAGGGCGCCTGCGACCTGGCCAAGGCCAAGGAGAAGCCCGTCCGCCTCTCCTTGCCCCGGGCCGGCAGCCTCAGTGAAAGCGTGGACCAGGGCAACCTCCTCAAGCTGGGCACCAGTGTCTCGGAGAGGGTCAGCCGCTTTGACTCCAAACCTGACAAACCCTTCTCCAAGCTTCAGGAGACCCGTAAGATCTTTGAGAGGAGCCCGCAGGAGAAGGCCACCACCACCAAGCTCTTGCTACGTAAGGAACGAGCTGGTTTCCAGGACCGTAAGCTGGATGTGGTGGTGAGGTTCAACGGCAGCACCGAGTCCTTGGACAAGCTGGACACCGAGGCTGTCTCACCCACTGTCAGCCAGCTCAGCGCCGTCTTCGAGAAGGCCGACCTCCGTAACAACCTCCATAAAGCGCCAGGGCGAGCGGGAGGACCGCTCAACGCCAAGGTGGTGGGCAAGCGACCTCGGGTCTTCTTGCCGAGCCCCGAGGCCGGACGGCTGGGCGATGGCCATGCCACCCCGGCCCGTGCCCGGCCGCcggaggaggagaaggcagcgGGGAAGACCAGCCGGCCGGTGGAGAAGGAGACAGCCGCCCCGCGGGTGCAGGAGGTCTGCAAGATCAAGCCggtggaggtggaggagagCGGCGaggccgaggaggaggaggaggaggaggcgacGACGGCGGCGGGTGAACCAGTGCCTGCACCCCAACCGGCCAAGGGGGCCGAGGGTCCAGCAcccaccgccccccggctgGAAGGGGGCTTGGGGGCGGCCACAGGCGAGGAGGGCGTCAAGGGCGAGCGGGCGGAGGACGGCGATGCCTACGAGGAGGCCAAGAAGGAGGACTTCTCCGAGGCGGACCTGGTGGACATAAGTGCCTACAGCGGGCTCGGGGAGGACTCGGGGGGCAGcgggctggaggaggaggaggaggctgaagggctgTACGAGCCTGAGTCGGGCTGTGTGGAGATCCCTGGGCTGTCCGAGGAAGAGGAGCCCGTCCCCAACCGCAAGATCCAGTTCAGCACAGCCCCCATCCAG GTCTTCAGCACTTACTCCAATGAAGACTACGACCGCCGCAATGAAGACGTCGACCCCATGGCCGCGTCGGCCGAGTACGAGCTGGAGAAGAGGGTGGAGCGGCTCGACCTCTTCCCCGTGGAGCTGGAGAAAG ACTCCGAAGGGCTGGGGATCAGCATCATCGGCATGGGCGCGGGGGCTGACATGGGCCTGGAGAAGCTGGGCATCTTCGTCAAGACGGTGACGGAGGGTGGGGCGGCCCACCGGGACGGCAG GATCCAGGTGAACGACCTGATCGTGGAGGTGGATGGCACCAGCCTGGTGGGGGTGACGCAGAGCTTTGCCGCCTCCGTCCTCAGGAACACCAAGGGCCGCGTCCG GTTCCTCATCGGGCGGGAGAAGCCGGGGGAGCAGAGCGAGGTGGCGCAGCTGATCCAGCAGACGCTGGAACAGGAGCGGTGGCAGCGGGAGATGATCGAGCAGCGCTACACCCAGTACACCGAGGATGATGAGGAG ACGGGCGAGTACGCCAcggatgaggaggaggagatgagcCCCATGTTCCCCAGTGGCGAGATGGCCATTGAGGTGTTCGAGCTGGCCGAGAACGAGGACGCGCTCTCCCCCGTGGAGATGGACCCCGAAAAGCTGGTGCACAAGTTCAAGGAG CTCCAGATCAAGCACGCCGTCACCGAGGCTGAGATCCAGCAGCTGAAGAGGAAG ctgcagtgcctggagcaGGAGAAGGCACGCTGGCGGGCCGAGAAggcccagctggagcagagcgTGGAGGAGAACAAGGAGCGGATGGAGAAGCTGGAGGGGTACTGGATGGAGGCGCAGAACCTCTGCCAGGCCGTGGACGAGCACCTCAAGGAGACGCAGGCCCAGTACCAGACCCTGGAGCGCAAGTACAGCAAGGCCAAGAGGCTCATCAAGGAGTACCAGCAAAA GGAGATCGAGTTCCTGAAGAAGGAGACAGCGCAGCGGCGGGTGCTGGAGGAGTCGGAGCTGGCGCACaaggaggagatggagaagcTGCAGGAGAAG atcTCCGAACTGGAGGCCAAGCTGCAGACTTTGAAAAATTCCAACCCGACTTAA
- the SGCA gene encoding alpha-sarcoglycan isoform X3: protein MEAPALLRAWVLAAVALGGSWAALPDHHVLPDRRLSSETGAIFVHELEQELFQEAFLTGHEDDGAAPITFQTHLRDHPDLPRWLRYIQRDPHQSGYLYGCPTAAEVGTHTIEVLAYNRHTYETVAQRLVVTVIPAPGGEPPYQGEFLVGNRNVEELLPAAAQEMFLQATASVWDQDDLHVINITSALDRGGRVPLPIEGRKEGVYVKVGSRGAFSPCLASAASPQSRFRCSLGQQPLASCYDTFAPHFTIRWCNLTLLQVWPSPTAPGPVWGSGVLEEGGDFEPPTEVPPRDLLPGYLVTLLVPLAVAVLLCLLLGHLMCCRREGVQKRDLATSDIQLVHHTTIHGDTEELRHMAGSRDVPRPLSTLPMFNVRTGQRINPMPGPPDGARVPLLPQ from the exons ATGGAGGCCCCCGCGCTGCTCCGGGCCTGGGTGCTGGCAG CCGTGgccctgggggggtcctgggctgCCCTCCCCGACCACCACGTCCTCCCCGACCGCCGCCTCTCCTCCGAGACCGGAGCCATCTTCGTCCAtgagctggagcaggagctgttCCAGGAGGCCTTCCTCACCGGGCATGAGGATGATGGTG CCGCCCCCATCACCTTCCAAACCCACCTCCGGGACCACCCCGACCTGCCGCGGTGGCTGCGGTACATCCAGCGTGACCCCCACCAGTCGGGCTACCTCtacggctgccccacagccgcCGAGGTGGGCACCCACACCATCGAG GTGCTGGCGTACAACCGGCACACGTACGAGACGGTGGCACAGCGGCTCGTCGTCACCGTCATCCCTGCTCCAG GCGGGGAGCCGCCGTACCAGGGTGAGTTCCTGGTGGGCAACAGGAAcgtggaggagctgctgccggCGGCCGCGCAGGAGATGTTCCTCCAGGCCACGGCCAGCGTCTGGGACCAGGACGACCTCCATGTCATCAACATCACCTCCGCCCTGGACCGGGGTGGCCGCGTCCCGCTGCCCATCGAGGGGCGCAAGGAGGG GGTGTACGTGAAGGTGGGCTCCCGCGGTGCTTTCTCGCCGTGCCTGGCGTCGGCCGCCTCGCCGCAGAGCCGCTTCCGCTGCAGCCTGGGGCAGCAGCCCCTCGCCTCCTGCTACGACACCTTTGCCCCCCACTTCACCATCCGCTGGTGCAACCTCACCCTG CTGCAGGTCTggcccagccccacggcgccgGGGCCGGTGTGGGgttccggggtgctggaggagGGTGGGGATTTTGAGCCCCCCACCGAGGTGCCCCCCCGGGACCTGCTGCCCGGGTACCTGGTGACGCTGCTGGTGCCGCTGGCGGTGGCcgtgctgctctgcctgctcctgggcCACCTCATGTGCTGCCGCAGGGAGGGAGT GCAAAAACGGGACCTGGCGACGTCTGA CATCCAGCTGGTTCACCACACCACCATCCACGGTGACACGGAGGAGCTGAGGCACATGGCCGGCAGCCGGGATGTCCCGCGGCCCCTTTCCACCCTCCCCATGTTCAACGTCCGCACGGGTCAACGCATCAACCCCATGCCTGGTCCCCCGGATGGTGCTCGCGTCCCCCTCCTCCCGCAGTGA
- the SGCA gene encoding alpha-sarcoglycan isoform X2, translating to MEAPALLRAWVLAAVALGGSWAALPDHHVLPDRRLSSETGAIFVHELEQELFQEAFLTGHEDDGAAAPITFQTHLRDHPDLPRWLRYIQRDPHQSGYLYGCPTAAEVGTHTIEVLAYNRHTYETVAQRLVVTVIPAPGGEPPYQGEFLVGNRNVEELLPAAAQEMFLQATASVWDQDDLHVINITSALDRGGRVPLPIEGRKEGVYVKVGSRGAFSPCLASAASPQSRFRCSLGQQPLASCYDTFAPHFTIRWCNLTLLQVWPSPTAPGPVWGSGVLEEGGDFEPPTEVPPRDLLPGYLVTLLVPLAVAVLLCLLLGHLMCCRREGVQKRDLATSDIQLVHHTTIHGDTEELRHMAGSRDVPRPLSTLPMFNVRTGQRINPMPGPPDGARVPLLPQ from the exons ATGGAGGCCCCCGCGCTGCTCCGGGCCTGGGTGCTGGCAG CCGTGgccctgggggggtcctgggctgCCCTCCCCGACCACCACGTCCTCCCCGACCGCCGCCTCTCCTCCGAGACCGGAGCCATCTTCGTCCAtgagctggagcaggagctgttCCAGGAGGCCTTCCTCACCGGGCATGAGGATGATGGTG CAGCCGCCCCCATCACCTTCCAAACCCACCTCCGGGACCACCCCGACCTGCCGCGGTGGCTGCGGTACATCCAGCGTGACCCCCACCAGTCGGGCTACCTCtacggctgccccacagccgcCGAGGTGGGCACCCACACCATCGAG GTGCTGGCGTACAACCGGCACACGTACGAGACGGTGGCACAGCGGCTCGTCGTCACCGTCATCCCTGCTCCAG GCGGGGAGCCGCCGTACCAGGGTGAGTTCCTGGTGGGCAACAGGAAcgtggaggagctgctgccggCGGCCGCGCAGGAGATGTTCCTCCAGGCCACGGCCAGCGTCTGGGACCAGGACGACCTCCATGTCATCAACATCACCTCCGCCCTGGACCGGGGTGGCCGCGTCCCGCTGCCCATCGAGGGGCGCAAGGAGGG GGTGTACGTGAAGGTGGGCTCCCGCGGTGCTTTCTCGCCGTGCCTGGCGTCGGCCGCCTCGCCGCAGAGCCGCTTCCGCTGCAGCCTGGGGCAGCAGCCCCTCGCCTCCTGCTACGACACCTTTGCCCCCCACTTCACCATCCGCTGGTGCAACCTCACCCTG CTGCAGGTCTggcccagccccacggcgccgGGGCCGGTGTGGGgttccggggtgctggaggagGGTGGGGATTTTGAGCCCCCCACCGAGGTGCCCCCCCGGGACCTGCTGCCCGGGTACCTGGTGACGCTGCTGGTGCCGCTGGCGGTGGCcgtgctgctctgcctgctcctgggcCACCTCATGTGCTGCCGCAGGGAGGGAGT GCAAAAACGGGACCTGGCGACGTCTGA CATCCAGCTGGTTCACCACACCACCATCCACGGTGACACGGAGGAGCTGAGGCACATGGCCGGCAGCCGGGATGTCCCGCGGCCCCTTTCCACCCTCCCCATGTTCAACGTCCGCACGGGTCAACGCATCAACCCCATGCCTGGTCCCCCGGATGGTGCTCGCGTCCCCCTCCTCCCGCA GTAA
- the SAMD14 gene encoding sterile alpha motif domain-containing protein 14 isoform X2 gives MSVSKLQDVDEVFETPRLDSSLQKARARLLAKGRRHRPSRSRLRDSASSTEGDEGPEAAEGLAGTPSPKSCHSSDSSPGFARRDARPQRHSEDDSRDMSPPEPASPTVGLDKKTRRKFLDLGVTLRRASSSKSRKEKGSNRLSMGSREAVEGPGRSSGSPFLPFSWFSDGARGLASPGSASPASSPRHEGLSPAKSASQDSTLSEDSPPPSASPRLPGPTATKCSYPYHTLSQSSDEFLDEPPGTAAGWTCQQVGQWLESLNLEQYVEVFLAHGVDGPRLLHLDGAKLKALGVGSSQDRAVMKRKLKELSLAVEKERKAQEKAEKQREKQKKRDQEQRRS, from the exons ATGTCGGTCTCCAAACTGCAGGACGTGGATGAGGTTTTCG AGACGCCGCGCCTGGACAGCAGCCTGCAGAAGGCCCGAGCCCGGCTCCTAGCCAAGGGCCGCCGGCACCGGCCGTCCCGCTCCCGCCTGCGAGACAGCGCCAGCTCCACCGAGGGCGACGAGGGGCCCGAGGCGGCG GAGGGGCTGGCGGGCACCCCCTCGCCCAAGTCCTGCCACAGCTCCGACAGCTCGCCTGGCTTTGCCCGCCGCGACGCCCGGCCCCAGCGGCACAGCGAAG ATGACAGCCGGGACATGAGCCCCCCCGAGCCGGCCAGCCCCACCGTGGGGCTCGATAAGAAAACACGGAGGAAGTTCTTGGATTTGGG AGTGACCCTGCGCCGGGCATCCTCCAGCAAGAGCCGGAAGGAGAAGGGCAGCAACCGCCTGTCCATGGGCAGCAG ggaagcggtGGAGGGTCCTGGCCGCTCCTCGGGGTCACCCTTCCTGCCCTTCTCCTGGTTCTCGGATGGCGCGAGGGGCTTGGCCTCCCCCGGCTCCGCGTCGCCCGCCAGCTCCCCCCGGCACGaggggctcagccctgccaaATCTGCCTCCCAG gacTCGACGCTGAGCGAGGACTCCCCACCGCCCAGCGCCAGCCCGCGCCTGCCCGGCCCCACCGCCACCAAGTGCTCCTACCCCTACCACACCCTGTCACAGTCCTCAGACGAG TTCCTGGACGAGCCCCCCGGCACAGCCGCGGGCTGGACGTGCCAGCAGGTGGGACAGTGGCTGGAGAGCCTCAACCTGGAGCAGTACGTGGAGGTGTTCTTGGCCCACGGTGTTGATGGTCCACGGCTCCTGCACCTCGATGGTGCCAAGCTCAAG GCGCTGGGCGTGGGCAGCTCGCAGGACCGCGCGGTGATGAAGCGGAAGCTGAAGGAGCTGAGCCTGGCCGTGGAGAAGGAGCGCAAGGCCCAGGAAAAGGCGGAGAAGCAACGGGAGAAGCAGAAGAAGAGGGACCAGGAGCAGCGGCGGAGCTAA
- the SAMD14 gene encoding sterile alpha motif domain-containing protein 14 isoform X1, with protein MSVSKLQDVDEVFDFTAVVPETPRLDSSLQKARARLLAKGRRHRPSRSRLRDSASSTEGDEGPEAAEGLAGTPSPKSCHSSDSSPGFARRDARPQRHSEDDSRDMSPPEPASPTVGLDKKTRRKFLDLGVTLRRASSSKSRKEKGSNRLSMGSREAVEGPGRSSGSPFLPFSWFSDGARGLASPGSASPASSPRHEGLSPAKSASQDSTLSEDSPPPSASPRLPGPTATKCSYPYHTLSQSSDEFLDEPPGTAAGWTCQQVGQWLESLNLEQYVEVFLAHGVDGPRLLHLDGAKLKALGVGSSQDRAVMKRKLKELSLAVEKERKAQEKAEKQREKQKKRDQEQRRS; from the exons ATGTCGGTCTCCAAACTGCAGGACGTGGATGAGGTTTTCG ATTTTACCGCTGTGGTTCCAGAGACGCCGCGCCTGGACAGCAGCCTGCAGAAGGCCCGAGCCCGGCTCCTAGCCAAGGGCCGCCGGCACCGGCCGTCCCGCTCCCGCCTGCGAGACAGCGCCAGCTCCACCGAGGGCGACGAGGGGCCCGAGGCGGCG GAGGGGCTGGCGGGCACCCCCTCGCCCAAGTCCTGCCACAGCTCCGACAGCTCGCCTGGCTTTGCCCGCCGCGACGCCCGGCCCCAGCGGCACAGCGAAG ATGACAGCCGGGACATGAGCCCCCCCGAGCCGGCCAGCCCCACCGTGGGGCTCGATAAGAAAACACGGAGGAAGTTCTTGGATTTGGG AGTGACCCTGCGCCGGGCATCCTCCAGCAAGAGCCGGAAGGAGAAGGGCAGCAACCGCCTGTCCATGGGCAGCAG ggaagcggtGGAGGGTCCTGGCCGCTCCTCGGGGTCACCCTTCCTGCCCTTCTCCTGGTTCTCGGATGGCGCGAGGGGCTTGGCCTCCCCCGGCTCCGCGTCGCCCGCCAGCTCCCCCCGGCACGaggggctcagccctgccaaATCTGCCTCCCAG gacTCGACGCTGAGCGAGGACTCCCCACCGCCCAGCGCCAGCCCGCGCCTGCCCGGCCCCACCGCCACCAAGTGCTCCTACCCCTACCACACCCTGTCACAGTCCTCAGACGAG TTCCTGGACGAGCCCCCCGGCACAGCCGCGGGCTGGACGTGCCAGCAGGTGGGACAGTGGCTGGAGAGCCTCAACCTGGAGCAGTACGTGGAGGTGTTCTTGGCCCACGGTGTTGATGGTCCACGGCTCCTGCACCTCGATGGTGCCAAGCTCAAG GCGCTGGGCGTGGGCAGCTCGCAGGACCGCGCGGTGATGAAGCGGAAGCTGAAGGAGCTGAGCCTGGCCGTGGAGAAGGAGCGCAAGGCCCAGGAAAAGGCGGAGAAGCAACGGGAGAAGCAGAAGAAGAGGGACCAGGAGCAGCGGCGGAGCTAA